A portion of the Glycine max cultivar Williams 82 chromosome 10, Glycine_max_v4.0, whole genome shotgun sequence genome contains these proteins:
- the LOC100786990 gene encoding 2-cys peroxiredoxin isoform X1, translated as MACSATSASLFSANPTPLFSPKSSLSLPNNSLHLNPLPTRPSLSLTRPSHTRRSFVVKASSVSFLNSELPLVGNTAPDFEAEAVFDQEFINVKLSDYIGKKYVVLFFYPLDFTFVCPTEITAFSDRHAEFEALNTEILGVSVDSVFSHLAWIQTDRKSGGLGDLNYPLISDVTKSISKSYGVLIPDQGIALRGLFIIDKEGVIQHSTINNLAIGRSVDETKRTLQALQYVQENPDEVCPAGWKPGEKSMKPDPKLSKDYFAAV; from the exons ATGGCATGCTCAGCCACCTCTGCTTCTCTCTTCTCCGCAAACCCCACACCTCTCTTCTCTCCCAAATCCTCCCTCTCCCTCCCTAACAACTCTCTCCACCTCAACCCTCTCCCCACGCGCccttctctctccctcacgCGCCCCTCGCACACTCGCCGCTCCTTCGTCGTCAAAGCCTCCTCCGTAAGCTTCTTAAAT agcgAGCTTCCGCTAGTTGGAAACACCGCACCGGATTTCGAAGCAGAGGCTGTGTTTGACCAGGAGTTTATCAAC GTGAAACTATCTGATTACATTGGGAAGAAATATGTTGTGCTCTTCTTCTACCCGTTGGACTTCACTTTTGTTTGTCCCACAG AAATCACTGCTTTCAGTGACCGGCATGCAGAGTTCGAGGCACTAAATACTGAGATATTGGGTGTTTCAGTTGACAGTGTG TTCTCGCACCTTGCATGGATCCAAACAGATAGAAAGTCAGGTGGCCTTGGTGACTTGAATTATCctttgatttctgatgtcaccAAATCCATATCGAAATCTTATGGTGTTCTCATTCCTGATCAG GGAATTGCATTGAGAGGTTTGTTCATTATTGACAAGGAAGGGGTTATTCAGCATTCTACCATTAACAACTTGGCAATTGGTAGAAGTGTTGACGAGACAAAGAGAACTCTCCAG GCCTTACAGTATGTGCAGGAGAACCCAGATGAAGTTTGCCCTGCTGGGTGGAAGCCTGGGGAGAAGTCCATGAAACCAGACCCTAAACTTAGCAAAGACTACTTTGCAGCGGTGTAG
- the LOC100786990 gene encoding 2-cys peroxiredoxin, giving the protein MACSATSASLFSANPTPLFSPKSSLSLPNNSLHLNPLPTRPSLSLTRPSHTRRSFVVKASSSELPLVGNTAPDFEAEAVFDQEFINVKLSDYIGKKYVVLFFYPLDFTFVCPTEITAFSDRHAEFEALNTEILGVSVDSVFSHLAWIQTDRKSGGLGDLNYPLISDVTKSISKSYGVLIPDQGIALRGLFIIDKEGVIQHSTINNLAIGRSVDETKRTLQALQYVQENPDEVCPAGWKPGEKSMKPDPKLSKDYFAAV; this is encoded by the exons ATGGCATGCTCAGCCACCTCTGCTTCTCTCTTCTCCGCAAACCCCACACCTCTCTTCTCTCCCAAATCCTCCCTCTCCCTCCCTAACAACTCTCTCCACCTCAACCCTCTCCCCACGCGCccttctctctccctcacgCGCCCCTCGCACACTCGCCGCTCCTTCGTCGTCAAAGCCTCCTCC agcgAGCTTCCGCTAGTTGGAAACACCGCACCGGATTTCGAAGCAGAGGCTGTGTTTGACCAGGAGTTTATCAAC GTGAAACTATCTGATTACATTGGGAAGAAATATGTTGTGCTCTTCTTCTACCCGTTGGACTTCACTTTTGTTTGTCCCACAG AAATCACTGCTTTCAGTGACCGGCATGCAGAGTTCGAGGCACTAAATACTGAGATATTGGGTGTTTCAGTTGACAGTGTG TTCTCGCACCTTGCATGGATCCAAACAGATAGAAAGTCAGGTGGCCTTGGTGACTTGAATTATCctttgatttctgatgtcaccAAATCCATATCGAAATCTTATGGTGTTCTCATTCCTGATCAG GGAATTGCATTGAGAGGTTTGTTCATTATTGACAAGGAAGGGGTTATTCAGCATTCTACCATTAACAACTTGGCAATTGGTAGAAGTGTTGACGAGACAAAGAGAACTCTCCAG GCCTTACAGTATGTGCAGGAGAACCCAGATGAAGTTTGCCCTGCTGGGTGGAAGCCTGGGGAGAAGTCCATGAAACCAGACCCTAAACTTAGCAAAGACTACTTTGCAGCGGTGTAG